The following are from one region of the Vibrio rarus genome:
- the tusA gene encoding sulfurtransferase TusA gives MSINSELAQHILEAEGLRCPEPVMMVRKTIRTMQDGEILLVKADDPSTVRDIPSFCRFMDHQLLAEQTDSTPFQYLIKKGLA, from the coding sequence ATGTCGATTAATTCAGAATTAGCTCAACACATTCTAGAAGCCGAAGGGTTACGCTGTCCTGAGCCTGTTATGATGGTAAGAAAAACCATTCGTACAATGCAAGACGGTGAGATCTTATTAGTGAAAGCCGATGACCCATCTACCGTGCGTGATATTCCAAGCTTTTGTCGCTTTATGGATCATCAACTTCTTGCTGAGCAAACAGACAGTACTCCTTTTCAGTACCTCATAAAAAAAGGGCTCGCTTAG
- a CDS encoding LysR family transcriptional regulator, protein MELEDIYRRDLNLLIALRVLVEEGSVSRAAVRLNLSQSAMSRVLGRLRELLGDPLFTRNGQNLIATEKALLINQQIQFPLEAIRDLLTPTDFDPTQCKQRFIVATTDYAMQTILPFALPKIYAQAPNISLDFQPLQHDNIYYQLTAERADMAICRPASDLEPLRREVLGKVGVSCLLSKYHPLADKTLTINDFLTLPHALIAISDGVKSLLDESLNCHGRMNLILRAYHLEAALAIVDRLPLVITVPADLAYLVSERYDLVVKPLPFEFIPFDYSLIWHSRCDTSPAQKWLRGMLKSECGRLIEKRVMDMGLE, encoded by the coding sequence ATGGAATTAGAAGATATTTATCGCCGAGATCTGAACTTATTAATCGCCTTACGCGTTTTGGTCGAGGAGGGGAGCGTAAGTCGTGCAGCGGTACGATTGAATTTAAGCCAATCGGCCATGAGTCGCGTTCTTGGCCGTTTGCGTGAGTTATTGGGTGACCCTCTATTTACTCGCAATGGGCAAAATCTAATTGCGACAGAAAAGGCGCTATTAATTAATCAGCAGATACAGTTTCCCTTAGAGGCGATTCGTGATCTATTAACCCCGACTGACTTTGATCCCACCCAGTGTAAGCAACGTTTTATCGTCGCGACGACAGATTATGCTATGCAGACAATTTTGCCGTTTGCGTTACCCAAGATATACGCACAAGCCCCGAATATATCTTTAGATTTCCAACCCTTACAACATGACAATATCTACTATCAGTTAACGGCAGAAAGAGCGGATATGGCGATTTGTCGTCCTGCTTCTGATTTAGAACCATTACGCAGAGAAGTGCTCGGTAAAGTTGGCGTCAGTTGTTTGTTATCTAAATACCATCCCTTAGCCGATAAAACATTAACCATAAATGATTTTTTGACCTTACCCCATGCTCTGATCGCTATTAGTGATGGTGTGAAATCATTACTCGATGAGAGCCTGAATTGTCATGGGCGGATGAACTTGATTTTACGTGCTTATCACTTAGAAGCCGCGTTGGCGATAGTGGATCGTTTACCATTAGTTATCACGGTACCTGCCGATTTGGCTTATTTGGTTTCAGAGCGATACGACTTAGTGGTTAAGCCATTACCATTTGAATTTATCCCGTTTGATTATTCACTTATTTGGCATTCAAGATGTGATACTTCACCGGCGCAAAAGTGGCTAAGAGGGATGTTGAAAAGTGAGTGTGGGAGATTAATTGAAAAGCGAGTGATGGATATGGGGTTAGAGTAA
- the acuI gene encoding acrylyl-CoA reductase (NADPH): MFKALVLNQEDKKTLAAIEQVDESQLPEGDVEVAVDYSSLNYKDGLAITGKGKIIRNFPMVPGIDLVGTVTTSEDARYQAGDKVVLTGWGVGENHWGGMSEKARLKGDWLVPLVDGLSGQQAMSVGTAGFTAMLCVQAIVDGGVKPEDGEVLVTGASGGVGSVAVTLLSQLGYSVAAVTGRASQNGELLKSLGASRIVERSELEEPAKPLERQVWAAAVDTVGSKVLAKVLTQMNYNGVVAACGLAGGFDLPATVMPFILRNVRLQGVDSVMCPREKRIQAWQRLVELLPASYYEQATKLINLEDAIQAANDITNGQITGRVVIKVS, from the coding sequence ATGTTTAAAGCACTTGTTCTAAACCAAGAAGATAAAAAAACCCTTGCAGCGATTGAGCAAGTTGATGAATCACAACTACCAGAGGGTGACGTAGAAGTTGCTGTAGATTATTCATCACTGAACTATAAAGATGGCCTTGCTATTACTGGCAAAGGAAAAATCATTCGCAACTTCCCTATGGTTCCGGGTATCGACTTAGTAGGTACTGTAACAACGTCAGAAGACGCTCGTTATCAAGCCGGTGATAAAGTTGTTCTTACTGGCTGGGGGGTCGGTGAGAATCATTGGGGTGGCATGTCAGAAAAAGCACGTCTTAAAGGTGACTGGTTAGTTCCTCTTGTTGATGGACTATCAGGCCAGCAAGCAATGAGCGTGGGTACAGCAGGCTTTACCGCTATGCTTTGTGTACAAGCTATTGTAGATGGTGGTGTAAAACCTGAAGACGGCGAAGTACTTGTAACAGGTGCTAGTGGCGGTGTCGGCAGCGTTGCTGTTACTTTGCTTAGCCAACTTGGTTACTCTGTAGCGGCAGTAACAGGCCGCGCGTCTCAAAATGGTGAGCTACTGAAAAGCCTTGGCGCGTCTCGCATTGTAGAACGCTCTGAACTTGAAGAACCAGCCAAACCATTAGAGCGCCAAGTATGGGCAGCAGCGGTTGATACCGTAGGTAGTAAAGTACTCGCTAAAGTACTAACACAAATGAACTATAACGGCGTAGTCGCTGCATGTGGTCTAGCTGGTGGCTTCGATCTACCTGCCACTGTAATGCCGTTTATTCTGCGTAACGTGCGCCTACAAGGTGTTGACTCTGTAATGTGTCCACGAGAAAAACGCATTCAAGCTTGGCAACGTTTAGTGGAGCTACTGCCTGCATCATACTACGAGCAAGCAACCAAATTGATTAATTTGGAAGACGCAATACAAGCAGCTAATGACATTACGAATGGTCAAATTACTGGTCGTGTTGTTATTAAAGTGAGTTAG
- the fadA gene encoding acetyl-CoA C-acyltransferase FadA produces the protein MKNVVIVDCIRTPMGRSKGGAFRHVRAEDLSAHLMRGLLSRNPALNPTQIEDIYWGCVQQTLEQGFNVARNAALLAGLPIEVGAVTVNRLCGSSMQALHDASRSIMVGDADICIVGGVEHMGHVPMNHGVDFHNGLSKNVAKASAMMGLTAEMLGKLHSIPREQQDEFAARSHARAHQATLNGAFKSEIYPTEAHATDGSLISLDYDEVIRPETTVEGLSQLRPVFDPANGSVTAGSSSALSDGASAMLIMSEEKAIELGLTIRAKVKSMAIAGCDPAIMGYGPVPATHKALQRAGLTIDDMDVIELNEAFAAQALPVAKDLGVLDVLDEKVNLNGGAIALGHPLGCSGTRISTTLINLMESKQAKYGLATMCIGLGQGIATVFERP, from the coding sequence ATGAAAAATGTCGTAATTGTTGATTGCATTCGAACACCAATGGGACGCTCAAAGGGCGGGGCCTTTCGCCATGTACGAGCAGAAGATCTATCTGCGCACCTAATGAGAGGTCTATTAAGCAGAAACCCTGCCCTTAACCCAACTCAAATAGAAGACATTTACTGGGGATGTGTGCAACAAACTTTGGAGCAGGGATTTAATGTGGCAAGAAATGCTGCATTGCTTGCAGGCTTACCTATAGAGGTGGGCGCTGTGACGGTAAATCGGCTTTGTGGTTCATCCATGCAAGCACTACATGATGCCAGTCGCTCCATTATGGTTGGCGATGCAGATATTTGTATTGTGGGTGGCGTGGAGCATATGGGTCATGTGCCAATGAATCACGGTGTTGATTTTCATAACGGGTTAAGTAAAAACGTAGCTAAAGCTTCTGCAATGATGGGACTGACCGCAGAAATGCTAGGGAAACTGCATAGCATTCCAAGAGAGCAACAAGATGAATTCGCGGCGAGATCTCATGCCAGAGCACATCAAGCCACACTTAATGGCGCGTTTAAGTCTGAGATATATCCTACAGAAGCTCATGCCACTGACGGCTCACTCATTTCCTTAGACTATGATGAAGTGATTCGCCCAGAAACGACAGTAGAAGGCTTATCACAACTAAGGCCTGTGTTTGATCCTGCCAACGGTAGTGTGACTGCAGGCTCTTCTTCTGCACTCTCTGATGGCGCTTCTGCCATGCTCATTATGAGTGAAGAAAAAGCAATAGAGCTTGGCTTAACCATAAGAGCAAAGGTCAAATCAATGGCCATTGCTGGTTGTGACCCTGCCATTATGGGATATGGCCCGGTTCCCGCAACCCATAAAGCGCTACAACGAGCCGGACTCACCATTGACGATATGGATGTGATTGAACTCAACGAAGCGTTTGCCGCTCAAGCACTTCCTGTAGCTAAAGACTTAGGCGTACTTGATGTGCTTGATGAGAAAGTCAATCTCAATGGAGGGGCGATTGCCTTAGGCCACCCACTAGGTTGCTCAGGAACACGAATCTCAACAACATTAATTAACCTAATGGAAAGCAAACAAGCAAAATATGGCCTTGCTACTATGTGTATCGGCTTAGGCCAAGGCATCGCCACTGTATTTGAGCGGCCATAG
- the fadB gene encoding fatty acid oxidation complex subunit alpha FadB → MIYQAETLTVKEHQNGIVEICFCGDKSVNKLDLKTLEALDIGIKSLQQHATLKGVIISSDKESFIVGADITEFLGLFAKPKQELDQWLQFANSIFNNLEDLLVPTVSIIKGHALGGGCEAILATDFRLADNTANIGLPETKLGIMPGFGGTVRLPRLIGADNAMEIITSGSAKRAQQLLSIGLIDAIVETDALFESAISLINDANSGAIDWRRRRQQKTSPLRLSKLEAMMSFTTAKGLVAQKAGPHYPAPMMAVKTIESAARFSRDQALDIERENFITLTQTDVATSLVGLFLNDQYIKGLAKQAATASNKSTQRAGVLGAGIMGGGIAYQSALKGVPVLMKDIAQSSLDLGINEAAKLLNKRLERGRLTPNKLTQVLGSITPSLHYAGIEQADVIIEAVVENPKIKGSVLAEVELHAKQDAVITSNTSTIPINLLAQSLQRPENFCGMHFFNPVHRMPLVEIIRGEKTSDETVNRVVAYAAKMGKSPIVVNDCPGFFVNRVLFPYLNGFSQLVNDGADFQHIDKVMERQFGWPMGPAYLLDVVGLDTAHHAQQVMADGFPERMAKHSVDAIDVLFECKRYGQKNGLGFYEYQPDKKGNPQKIFNPEVLKQLATLNAPQQQFSDEELLHRMMIPMINEVVLCLEEHIIASPQEADMALVYGLGFPPFRGGAFRYLDSLGINHYLALCEQYQSLGPLYQAPKMLYAMADSGETFYANQQATSL, encoded by the coding sequence ATGATCTATCAAGCAGAGACCCTCACGGTTAAAGAACACCAAAATGGCATAGTTGAAATATGCTTTTGTGGGGATAAATCAGTCAATAAACTCGATCTGAAAACACTTGAAGCCTTAGACATTGGCATTAAATCTTTACAACAACACGCCACACTAAAAGGGGTCATCATCAGTAGTGATAAAGAGTCCTTTATCGTTGGCGCGGATATCACTGAATTTCTAGGGCTATTCGCCAAGCCAAAGCAAGAGCTAGATCAATGGTTACAGTTTGCAAACTCCATTTTCAATAACCTAGAAGATCTGCTCGTCCCAACGGTCTCTATCATCAAAGGTCATGCTCTAGGTGGGGGCTGTGAGGCTATTTTAGCCACCGACTTCCGACTAGCAGACAACACTGCCAATATTGGCTTACCCGAAACTAAACTAGGCATCATGCCTGGATTTGGTGGCACAGTACGACTCCCTCGCCTAATTGGTGCCGATAATGCGATGGAGATCATTACTTCCGGCAGCGCAAAACGCGCACAACAATTACTGAGCATTGGTTTGATTGATGCCATCGTCGAAACAGATGCATTATTCGAATCAGCAATATCTTTAATTAACGATGCCAATAGTGGCGCTATTGATTGGCGTCGTCGTCGCCAACAAAAAACCTCACCACTGCGTCTTAGTAAGCTAGAAGCCATGATGAGTTTTACCACCGCCAAAGGGCTTGTGGCACAAAAGGCAGGGCCTCATTATCCTGCTCCTATGATGGCAGTGAAAACCATTGAAAGTGCGGCACGCTTTTCTCGTGATCAAGCATTAGATATTGAAAGAGAAAACTTCATCACTCTCACTCAAACAGATGTCGCAACTTCTTTGGTTGGCCTGTTCTTAAACGACCAGTACATCAAAGGGTTGGCTAAGCAGGCCGCCACCGCCTCCAATAAATCCACCCAACGGGCTGGAGTGTTAGGTGCGGGTATAATGGGTGGGGGTATCGCTTATCAATCCGCTCTAAAAGGCGTGCCAGTGCTAATGAAAGACATCGCTCAGTCTTCTCTTGATCTAGGCATTAACGAGGCAGCTAAACTTCTTAATAAGCGACTTGAACGAGGTCGCCTGACACCAAACAAATTAACTCAAGTACTTGGTTCTATTACTCCAAGTTTGCATTATGCCGGTATTGAACAAGCAGATGTCATCATAGAAGCCGTTGTTGAAAACCCTAAAATTAAGGGCAGCGTACTAGCGGAAGTCGAACTACACGCCAAGCAAGATGCGGTTATCACATCCAACACCAGTACTATCCCAATAAACCTGTTAGCCCAATCGCTACAACGACCAGAAAACTTCTGTGGTATGCACTTTTTTAACCCTGTCCACCGTATGCCTCTTGTGGAGATCATTCGTGGAGAAAAAACCTCGGATGAAACAGTCAATCGAGTGGTTGCCTATGCAGCAAAAATGGGCAAATCCCCTATTGTGGTCAATGATTGCCCAGGCTTTTTCGTTAACCGCGTTCTCTTCCCTTATTTAAATGGATTTAGCCAACTCGTAAATGACGGCGCTGACTTTCAGCATATAGATAAAGTCATGGAGCGTCAGTTTGGTTGGCCAATGGGGCCGGCCTATCTTCTTGATGTCGTCGGTTTAGATACTGCACATCACGCCCAGCAAGTAATGGCCGATGGATTCCCTGAGCGCATGGCGAAACACAGCGTTGATGCCATTGATGTCCTCTTTGAATGCAAGCGCTACGGACAAAAAAATGGCCTTGGATTTTATGAATATCAACCAGATAAAAAAGGGAACCCACAAAAGATCTTCAATCCAGAAGTACTAAAACAACTGGCAACCCTAAATGCCCCTCAACAACAATTCAGTGATGAAGAACTGCTACATAGAATGATGATACCAATGATCAACGAAGTAGTACTGTGCCTTGAAGAACACATTATTGCATCGCCACAAGAGGCTGATATGGCTCTAGTCTATGGCTTAGGGTTCCCTCCATTTAGGGGTGGGGCTTTCCGTTACTTAGACAGTCTAGGTATTAATCACTACCTAGCACTTTGTGAACAATACCAATCATTAGGACCACTGTACCAAGCACCGAAGATGCTCTACGCCATGGCCGATTCTGGCGAGACTTTTTACGCCAACCAACAAGCCACCAGCCTGTAA
- a CDS encoding YigZ family protein, producing MNASPYLVPAKATISEEEIKKSHFITYLAHTPSIEEAKAFVDEIKAKHNDARHNCWAFVAGRPEDSMKWGFSDDGEPSGTAGKPILAQLTGSGVGEITAVVTRYYGGIRLGTGGLVKAYGGGVQLALKQLETIQKKITTQLVVEVDYSLISLTQSIMAQYGAVEVSATYDVSAKLTVEIEVLNESDFILTMTNKTGARALISRMS from the coding sequence ATGAATGCTTCTCCATATCTAGTACCTGCGAAAGCGACCATTTCTGAAGAAGAAATTAAGAAGAGTCACTTTATTACCTACTTGGCTCACACTCCATCCATTGAAGAAGCCAAAGCGTTTGTAGATGAAATAAAGGCCAAACATAATGATGCAAGACACAATTGCTGGGCGTTTGTGGCAGGGCGTCCTGAAGATTCGATGAAGTGGGGCTTTAGTGATGATGGAGAACCATCGGGTACTGCAGGTAAACCCATACTTGCTCAGTTAACGGGTTCTGGTGTCGGTGAAATAACAGCTGTAGTCACTCGCTACTACGGGGGGATTCGTCTAGGAACGGGTGGATTGGTTAAGGCTTATGGTGGTGGTGTGCAACTCGCCTTAAAGCAGCTAGAAACCATACAAAAGAAGATTACAACTCAGTTGGTAGTAGAGGTGGATTATTCCCTTATATCACTAACTCAGTCAATTATGGCGCAATATGGAGCTGTTGAAGTATCGGCAACTTATGACGTCAGCGCCAAACTGACCGTGGAAATTGAAGTGCTAAATGAAAGTGACTTTATTCTCACCATGACCAATAAAACCGGGGCGAGAGCCTTAATTTCAAGGATGAGCTAA
- a CDS encoding TrkH family potassium uptake protein produces MQFRSIIRIVGLLLALFSISMLAPAGVALIYRDGAGVPFVLTFIILLCCGFSCWFPNRHHKRDLKARDGFLIVVLFWTVIGSAGALPFLVIDTASVNVADAFFESFSALTTTGATVIVGLDDLPKAILFYRQFLQWFGGMGIIVLAVAILPVLGIGGMQLYRAEIPGPVKDSKMTPRIAETAKALWYIYLSLTVACAIAFWMAGMTAFDAIGHSFSTIAIGGFSTHDASMAYFDSYAVNMITVVFLLISACNYSLHFAAFASGGVHPKYYLKDPEFRAFIFVQVMLFAICFLVLLNHQSYESYYEAFDQALFQSVSISTTAGFTTTGFAQWPIFLPVLLLFSSFIGGCAGSTGGGMKVIRILLLTLQGLRELKRLVHPRAVFMIKLGNKALSSKVIDAVWGFFSAYALVFVICMLALIATGMDELTAFSAVASTLNNLGPGLGEVSLHYGDISDAAKWVLVVSMLFGRLEVFTLLILFTPAFWKS; encoded by the coding sequence ATGCAGTTTCGTTCCATTATCCGAATAGTAGGTCTGCTACTTGCGCTATTTAGTATCTCTATGCTGGCACCGGCAGGGGTGGCTCTCATCTATAGAGATGGCGCTGGTGTGCCTTTTGTGTTGACCTTCATTATATTGCTTTGCTGTGGTTTTTCTTGTTGGTTCCCTAACCGCCACCATAAGCGCGATTTAAAAGCTCGTGATGGCTTTTTAATTGTGGTGTTGTTCTGGACGGTGATTGGCAGTGCGGGTGCATTACCTTTTCTTGTTATTGATACGGCTTCCGTTAATGTGGCGGATGCTTTTTTTGAATCCTTCTCCGCGTTAACTACCACTGGCGCAACGGTCATCGTTGGTTTGGATGATCTGCCTAAAGCGATTCTGTTTTATCGACAGTTTTTGCAGTGGTTTGGTGGGATGGGGATCATTGTTTTAGCGGTAGCAATATTACCTGTTCTGGGTATTGGTGGTATGCAGTTATACCGAGCTGAAATTCCAGGCCCGGTCAAAGACAGTAAAATGACCCCAAGAATTGCGGAGACGGCCAAGGCTCTTTGGTATATCTATTTAAGCCTAACGGTTGCTTGTGCCATTGCTTTTTGGATGGCAGGAATGACCGCCTTTGATGCTATCGGGCATAGCTTCTCAACCATTGCTATTGGTGGTTTTTCGACTCATGATGCAAGTATGGCTTACTTTGACAGTTACGCAGTTAACATGATCACAGTGGTCTTCTTACTGATCTCTGCGTGTAATTACTCTCTGCACTTTGCGGCTTTCGCATCTGGAGGCGTACACCCTAAGTATTACTTAAAAGACCCCGAATTTAGAGCGTTTATTTTCGTACAGGTGATGTTGTTTGCTATCTGCTTTTTAGTCCTGCTTAACCATCAAAGCTATGAATCTTATTATGAAGCATTTGATCAGGCGCTGTTCCAAAGTGTGTCTATATCCACGACAGCGGGGTTTACTACCACAGGGTTTGCGCAATGGCCTATCTTCTTACCTGTTTTATTGCTGTTTTCATCATTCATTGGTGGCTGTGCTGGTTCAACGGGTGGTGGGATGAAAGTAATCAGAATATTACTTCTAACCTTGCAAGGGTTGCGAGAGCTGAAACGTTTGGTTCACCCGCGAGCTGTCTTTATGATTAAATTAGGCAATAAAGCTCTCTCATCTAAAGTAATAGATGCGGTTTGGGGGTTTTTCTCTGCTTATGCTTTGGTGTTCGTCATATGTATGTTGGCATTGATAGCAACAGGAATGGATGAGCTAACTGCATTTTCTGCCGTTGCTTCAACTTTGAATAACTTGGGCCCCGGTTTAGGGGAAGTGTCATTACATTATGGAGATATAAGCGACGCCGCTAAGTGGGTGCTGGTGGTATCTATGTTATTTGGTCGCTTAGAAGTATTTACCCTCTTAATTCTATTTACTCCCGCATTTTGGAAAAGTTAA
- the hemG gene encoding menaquinone-dependent protoporphyrinogen IX dehydrogenase has translation MKKAALLYSTTDGQTRKILAHIEGELEGFECETMDIASIDSIDLLDFDRVVIGASVRYGRLSKILYQFIQKHLEQLEQINVAFFCVNLTARKEEQGKDTPEGSAYIKTFLQKSPWQPKLIGVFAGALLYPRYNVFDKFMIRFIMSMTGGETDTTKEVEYTNWKKVSLFTKNILDMDGK, from the coding sequence TTGAAAAAGGCAGCTTTACTGTATTCCACCACTGATGGCCAAACTCGTAAAATTTTGGCTCACATAGAAGGTGAGTTAGAAGGGTTTGAGTGTGAAACTATGGATATAGCGTCAATAGATAGCATTGACTTGTTAGACTTTGATCGGGTGGTGATTGGCGCATCGGTGCGTTATGGGCGATTAAGTAAGATACTGTATCAGTTTATTCAAAAGCACCTTGAACAATTAGAGCAAATAAATGTGGCTTTCTTTTGCGTAAATCTTACTGCAAGAAAAGAAGAGCAAGGTAAAGATACGCCTGAAGGCAGTGCTTATATCAAAACGTTTTTACAGAAGTCACCTTGGCAGCCAAAGCTTATTGGTGTGTTTGCCGGCGCACTTCTTTACCCAAGATATAATGTGTTCGATAAATTTATGATTCGTTTCATTATGTCTATGACAGGTGGAGAGACAGATACAACCAAAGAGGTGGAGTACACCAATTGGAAGAAAGTCTCTTTATTTACAAAAAACATACTAGATATGGATGGAAAATAG
- a CDS encoding IS630 family transposase (programmed frameshift) has protein sequence MNDLRNTDFKSLARKQKSNQMKMRLLALSHIQDGHSRTQTAKFLKVSRTSVNKWVATFLEQGFEGLKDKPRTGRRSYLSSAQKQQLSIFINENSVKPSGGRLTGMDVRSYIEDHFGKTYHLDSVYVLLKKLGFSWITSRSKHPKQSKQTQEDFKKFQIETIFKIPGHVALNTVDVWFQDEARFGQQNTTTKLWATKGTRPEAIQQKQFEYSYLFGSVCPGRGIGEALVVPCANKEVMQLHLEQVSKATLSGRHALVVMDGAGWHTEELADNLENVSILKIPPYAPELNPIEQVWSWMRQHHLANKTFTGFNDIVDCVSKAWNDFLALPERVTNMCTRQWINLTN, from the exons ATGAATGACTTAAGAAATACTGACTTTAAATCACTTGCCCGTAAACAAAAGTCGAATCAAATGAAGATGCGTTTACTTGCACTTTCTCACATACAAGATGGTCACTCACGAACACAAACTGCCAAGTTTCTTAAAGTGAGCCGAACAAGTGTTAATAAGTGGGTCGCCACTTTTCTTGAGCAAGGATTTGAAGGTCTAAAAGATAAACCTAGAACAGGTCGACGTTCTTATCTTTCATCTGCGCAAAAGCAGCAGTTATCCATATTTATTAATGAAAATTCCGTCAAACCATCAGGTGGTCGCCTGACTGGCATGGATGTCCGTAGTTATATCGAAGATCATTTTGGCAAAACGTATCACCTTGATTCCGTCTATGTACTACTGAAAAAGCTCGGCTTTTCATGGATAACCTCACGCTCAAAGCATCCTAAGCAATCCAAGCAAACCCAAGAAGATTTT AAAAAATTCCAAATCGAAACGATCTTTAAGATCCCCGGCCATGTTGCTTTGAATACTGTCGATGTTTGGTTTCAAGACGAAGCTCGATTTGGTCAACAGAACACAACGACCAAATTATGGGCGACGAAAGGAACAAGGCCAGAAGCCATCCAGCAAAAACAATTTGAATACAGTTACCTATTTGGTTCCGTATGCCCTGGTCGAGGGATTGGTGAAGCTCTCGTTGTTCCGTGTGCCAATAAAGAAGTCATGCAATTGCATCTAGAGCAAGTCTCGAAAGCAACGTTATCTGGCAGGCACGCGTTAGTGGTTATGGATGGTGCAGGGTGGCACACGGAAGAGTTAGCAGACAATTTAGAGAATGTTTCGATTCTCAAAATTCCACCATATGCACCAGAGTTGAACCCTATAGAGCAAGTGTGGAGTTGGATGAGGCAGCATCACTTGGCGAATAAAACATTTACTGGTTTCAATGACATCGTAGATTGCGTAAGTAAGGCATGGAATGACTTCTTAGCCCTACCAGAACGAGTTACAAACATGTGCACAAGACAGTGGATTAATCTGACCAACTAA
- a CDS encoding IS630 family transposase (programmed frameshift), with protein sequence MNHDFQRLINATSNARLRVRYLAISHFIDGKNRTEIALYLKVSRVSVNKWVKAYLDDGLEGLQEKPHSGRPHRLTEEQRLQLKNHVTDHAINASGGRLQAKDIGLYIESNFGIKYQQSGVYRLLHEIGLSWITTRSKHPKQSIEAQEAFKKFQIETILKIPGHIHLKEVLVWFQDEARFGQRNTTTKIWAEKGTRPRAVQQQQFEYAYLFGAVCINTGEAEAIVSPLSNMEVMTKHLELISTATPTGKHSVVIMDQASWHQTYLANHFKNITIIHIPPYSPELNPIEQVWQWLRQYKLANRCFENYNDIVNSVCSAWNSFCEDKRRVQSLCFRDWTQLIN encoded by the exons ATGAATCATGATTTTCAACGTCTAATCAATGCCACATCTAATGCTAGACTTAGAGTTCGTTATCTTGCTATTTCCCATTTTATTGATGGAAAAAACCGCACTGAGATCGCTCTCTACCTCAAGGTTAGTAGGGTGAGTGTGAATAAATGGGTTAAAGCTTATCTAGATGATGGGCTTGAAGGACTTCAAGAAAAACCACACTCAGGAAGACCTCACCGCCTAACTGAAGAGCAAAGACTGCAGCTTAAAAATCATGTTACAGACCACGCTATTAACGCTAGTGGAGGTCGCCTACAAGCAAAAGACATTGGCCTCTATATAGAAAGTAATTTTGGAATAAAGTACCAACAATCAGGTGTTTATCGGCTACTACATGAAATAGGTTTAAGCTGGATTACGACTCGGTCTAAGCATCCGAAACAATCAATTGAAGCCCAAGAAGCTTTT AAAAAATTCCAAATCGAAACGATCCTTAAGATCCCTGGGCATATCCACTTAAAAGAAGTACTTGTTTGGTTTCAAGATGAAGCTAGATTTGGTCAACGCAATACCACAACCAAGATTTGGGCAGAAAAAGGGACTCGACCTAGAGCCGTTCAGCAGCAGCAATTCGAGTACGCTTATTTGTTTGGAGCCGTTTGTATCAATACGGGCGAAGCTGAAGCTATTGTTTCACCGCTAAGCAATATGGAGGTAATGACGAAGCACCTTGAATTAATCTCGACTGCGACCCCTACAGGCAAACATTCCGTGGTTATTATGGATCAAGCAAGCTGGCATCAAACATATTTAGCCAATCATTTTAAAAACATCACGATAATCCATATTCCGCCATACTCACCAGAATTAAACCCGATAGAGCAAGTTTGGCAATGGCTTCGACAGTACAAGCTAGCGAATAGGTGTTTTGAAAACTATAACGATATAGTGAACTCAGTATGTAGCGCTTGGAATAGTTTTTGTGAAGATAAACGCAGGGTCCAATCTCTCTGTTTTAGAGATTGGACTCAATTGATAAATTAA